One Rhododendron vialii isolate Sample 1 chromosome 2a, ASM3025357v1 genomic region harbors:
- the LOC131317366 gene encoding uncharacterized protein LOC131317366: MTILECVQKFQSLSHFAPELVAMKERKCRRFENGLHNTVRRMVMVQRKMKFSKVVECSFGSQGRKRQRKPSQQPPNQSNLGVPSSSGIRGAPSRPPIVCYRGGSASESGSVQQSGAGRGVGQQSFKGTQRQQPHFCQTSSVQSSGVDRGASLSAPSQGSGQGGGFVQGHASHSFIAVSFVCALELDTENLDSPLFVETPLGGKSSLSRIYKGCELVICNHRFVFDFIILDMSGFDLILGMDMLNH; the protein is encoded by the exons ATGACCATTTTAGAGTGCGTACAGAAATTTCAATCTTTGTCCCATTTCGCCCCAGAGTTGGTGGCGATGAAAGAGAGGAAGTGTCGACGGTTTGAAAATGGGTTGCATAACACCGTGAGAAGAATGGTGATGGTCCAACGCAAgatgaaattttcaaaagttgTGGAGT GCAGTTTTGGGAGTCAAGGACGGAAAAGGCAGAGGAAACCGTCTCAGCAACCACCTAATCAATCCAACCTTGGGGTGCCTTCTTCTTCAGGAATTCGGGGTGCCCCATCTAGACCTCCAATTGTGTGTTACAG GGGCGGGAGCGCTAGTGAGTCGGGCTCGGTACAGCAGTCGGGGGCAGGGCGTGGTGTTGGCCAGCAGTCCTTCAAGGGTACTCAGAGGCAGCAGCCTCATTTCTGCCAAACATCGTCAGTTCAGAGTTCTGGGGTTGATCGAGGAGCGAGTTTGTCCGCACCTTCTCAAGGTTCCGGTCAAGGAGGAGGTTTTGTGCAGGGACATG catcgcattctttcatTGCTGTATCATTTGTGTGTGCATTGGAATTGGACACCGAGAATCTTGATTCGCCATTGTTTGTCGAGACACCATTAGGGGGAAAGTCATCTCTAAGTCGTATCTATAAGGGTTGCGAGCTCGTTATCTGCAACCATCGCTTCGTCTTTGACTTTATCATTTTGGATATGTCGGGGTTTGACCTCATTTTGGGGATGGATATGTTGAACCATTAG